One Oryza glaberrima chromosome 11, OglaRS2, whole genome shotgun sequence genomic region harbors:
- the LOC127755413 gene encoding uncharacterized protein LOC127755413 has translation MEKGQEIGASAGEKGSEQHAIDVRPGEHGAIGVVAGAAAEAPEKERLAVVEEEPRKKSKRVAALDAFRGLTIVLMILVDDAGGVYERMDHSPWNGCSLADFVMPFFLFIVGVAIAFALKRVPKLGAAVKKITVRTLKMLFWGLLLQGGYSHAPDDLSYGVDMKKIRWCGILQRIALVYFMVALIEAFTTKVWPTTVRSSPYAIFHAYRWQWLGGFVTLFIYMVTTFSLYVPDWSYVYHNDGDVNDGKQFTVQCGVRGHLDPACNAVGYVDRVVWGINHLYTQPVWIRSKDCTFSSPRTGPLRADAPAWCLGPFEPEGLLSSISSILSGTIGIHYGHVLVHFKTHKERLRHWLLLGFSLLVLGILLHFTNAIPINKQLYSLSYVCFTAGAAGVVLSAFYILIDVWGLRTPFLFLEWIGMNAMLVFVLAAQAIFPAFVNGWYYDSPGSTLVSWIQKHVFINVWHSQRLGTLLYVIFGEIVFWGVVSGILHKLGIYWKL, from the exons ATGGAGAAGGGGCAGGAGATAGGAGCGTCAGCCGGCGAGAAAGGTTCAGAGCAGCACGCCATTGACGTCCGCCCCGGCGAGCATGGCGCCATCggagtcgtcgccggcgccgctgcagAAGCACCGGAGAAGGAGAGATTGGCTGTTGTTGAAGAGGAGCCCAGGAAGAAAAGCAAGAGGGTTGCAGCTCTTGATGCCTTTAGAGGGCTAACCATTGTG CTGATGATATTGGTGGATGATGCCGGTGGGGTTTACGAGCGGATGGACCATTCACCATGGAACGGATGCAGCTTGGCAGATTTCGTCAtgcccttcttcctcttcatcgtCGGCGTCGCAATCGCCTTCGCGTTGAAG AGAGTTCCAAAGTTGGGTGCAGCTGTGAAAAAGATCACCGTCAGAACACTGAAAATGCTCTTCTGGGGCCTGCTACTGCAAG GTGGATATTCGCATGCACCGGATGACCTGTCTTATGGGGTGGATATGAAGAAGATAAGATGGTGTGGCATCCTCCAG AGGATAGCTTTGGTGTACTTCATGGTTGCTCTGATAGAGGCATTCACCACAAAAGTTTGGCCTACGACAGTGCGGTCCAGTCCATATGCAATCTTCCACGCATACCGATGGCAATG GCTAGGTGGTTTTGTCACGTTATTCATTTACATGGTCACCACATTCTCTCTATATGTCCCGGATTGGAGCTATGTCTACCACAACGATGGCGATGTTAATGACGGGAAGCAATTTACG GTACAATGTGGTGTGAGAGGTCATCTGGACCCTGCCTGCAATGCAGTTGGTTATGTTGATAGGGTGGTTTGGGGAATCAATCATCTCTACACGCAGCCAGTTTGGATCCGATCAAAG GATTGCACGTTTAGCTCACCAAGGACAGGTCCTCTCCGAGCTGATGCTCCAGCATGGTGTCTTGGGCCTTTTGAACCAGAAGGCTTATTAAG TTCAATATCGTCGATTCTGTCAGGGACAATTGGGATCCATTATGGACATGTTCTCGTTCATTTCAAG ACCCACAAAGAGAGACTGAGACACTGGCTTCTGCTGGGATTTTCTCTCCTTGTACTCGGCATTCTTCTCCACTTCACAAATG CCATTCCAATCAACAAGCAACTCTACAGCTTAAGCTATGTCTGCTTCACGGCTGGTGCAGCTGGAGTAGTTCTTTCAGCTTTCTACATATTG attGATGTCTGGGGACTAAGAACACCATTCTTGTTCCTGGAGTGGATTGGCATGAATGCCATGCTTGTGTTTGTTCTAGCAGCACAGGCAATATTTCCAGCATTTGTCAATGGATGGTACTATGATTCACCAGGCAGTACTCTT gTTAGCTGGATCCAGAAGCATGTGTTTATCAATGTATGGCACTCACAAAGGTTGGGAACACTGCTGTATGTCATATTTGGGGAGATTGTCTTCTGGGGTGTTGTGTCAGGCATCTTGCACAAGCTGGGAATCTATTGGAAACTATGA